One part of the Gemmatimonadetes bacterium SCN 70-22 genome encodes these proteins:
- a CDS encoding amino acid transporter — protein sequence MTGALKRTLGTTDLTLLVIGNVIGSGIFLVPSTVLRQSGESVPVASAVWLVGGLLSLLGALSYAELGAMDRGSGGLYAFIRDGFGAFPAFLYGWTLFFVIGSGTVATLAVAAANYMGQFAVLSPVARKGIATALIVLMAVINVRGTRESASVQNMATGIKVVAILLMSAILFALGDGGASAAVASAPAAAPVTGASFSGVGLSIIAVLWAYEGWQYVTFATGESTDPQRSFPRAIVLGTATLIVIYLVANFAYLAALGPARVAASERVAGEAVAQVLGPAAGGVIALAIIISMYSAAHATVITSPRVYYSMARDGLFFRQLAEVHPRFGTPALAIMASCAWAIVLALSGTFEQLLTYVVFVGWIFYALGAAAVIALRIKRPAAERPFRVPGYPVTPVVFVLAAAAIVLNTIVEQPRQSALGIGVVLLGAPAYLWWRSRRAGRAG from the coding sequence ATGACCGGTGCGCTCAAACGCACGTTAGGCACGACTGACCTCACCCTGCTCGTCATCGGGAACGTCATCGGGAGCGGGATCTTTCTCGTCCCGTCGACCGTCCTTCGCCAGAGCGGGGAGTCCGTCCCCGTGGCCAGCGCGGTCTGGCTGGTGGGCGGCCTCCTGTCGCTCCTGGGGGCGCTCTCGTACGCCGAGCTGGGCGCCATGGACCGCGGATCGGGGGGGCTGTACGCCTTCATTCGCGACGGGTTCGGCGCGTTCCCGGCGTTCCTGTACGGCTGGACGCTGTTCTTCGTGATCGGGAGCGGGACGGTGGCGACGCTGGCGGTGGCGGCGGCCAACTACATGGGGCAGTTCGCCGTGCTGTCGCCGGTGGCGAGGAAGGGGATCGCGACGGCGCTGATCGTGCTGATGGCGGTGATCAACGTGCGCGGCACGCGCGAGAGCGCGTCCGTGCAGAACATGGCGACCGGCATCAAGGTCGTCGCGATCCTGCTCATGTCCGCGATCCTCTTCGCGTTAGGCGACGGGGGCGCGTCCGCGGCGGTGGCGTCGGCCCCGGCCGCCGCCCCGGTCACCGGGGCGTCGTTCTCGGGGGTGGGGCTCTCGATCATCGCGGTGCTTTGGGCGTACGAGGGGTGGCAGTACGTGACCTTCGCGACCGGGGAGTCGACCGACCCGCAGCGTTCCTTCCCGCGGGCGATCGTCCTCGGCACGGCGACGCTGATCGTGATCTACCTGGTGGCCAACTTCGCCTACCTGGCGGCCCTGGGGCCGGCGCGGGTGGCGGCGTCGGAGCGCGTGGCCGGCGAGGCGGTGGCGCAGGTGCTGGGTCCCGCCGCGGGCGGGGTCATCGCGCTGGCCATCATCATCTCGATGTACAGCGCGGCCCACGCCACCGTGATCACCTCGCCGCGGGTGTACTACTCCATGGCGCGGGACGGCCTGTTCTTCAGGCAGCTGGCGGAGGTACACCCGCGCTTCGGGACGCCGGCGCTGGCGATCATGGCCAGCTGCGCGTGGGCGATCGTCCTCGCGCTGAGCGGGACGTTCGAGCAGCTGCTGACGTACGTGGTGTTCGTGGGGTGGATCTTCTATGCGTTGGGCGCGGCGGCGGTGATCGCGCTGCGTATCAAGCGCCCGGCGGCGGAGCGGCCGTTTCGCGTTCCCGGCTATCCGGTGACGCCCGTCGTGTTCGTGCTCGCGGCGGCGGCGATCGTCCTCAACACCATCGTGGAGCAGCCGCGGCAGTCCGCGCTGGGGATCGGCGTCGTGCTGCTGGGGGCGCCGGCGTACCTGTGGTGGCGGTCGCGCCGGGCGGGACGGGCGGGGTAA